A genomic window from bacterium includes:
- a CDS encoding aconitase family protein: LRAAARVLEGRAVAPGVVLKIVPATRAVWQQALDEGLVKVFTDAGALIGNAGCGGCAAGQIGQNGPGEVTVSTGNRNFAGKQGKGEVYLASPATAAASAVSGVICTAATMPAKPVLFAPPVVAAKVATTGPGAVGGGKPTVLTGRAWIVDVDNIDTDMIFHNRYLAITDLKQMGQYTFDNLEGWKDFARKAQPGDIVVTGGNFGCGSSRQQAVDCFAALGVQALVARSYGAIYERNAINAGLPVVTADAVKAGLKSGVAITVDLGSGQISWAGGGARGEPFSQVQMEIYQRGGLLAK, encoded by the coding sequence CTGCGCGCGGCCGCGCGGGTGCTCGAGGGGCGCGCCGTCGCCCCCGGCGTCGTGCTGAAGATCGTGCCGGCGACGCGCGCGGTCTGGCAGCAGGCCCTGGACGAGGGGCTGGTCAAGGTCTTCACCGACGCCGGCGCGCTGATCGGCAACGCCGGCTGCGGCGGCTGCGCCGCCGGCCAGATCGGCCAGAACGGCCCCGGCGAGGTCACCGTCTCGACGGGCAACCGCAACTTCGCCGGCAAGCAGGGCAAGGGCGAAGTCTACCTGGCGAGCCCCGCGACCGCCGCGGCCTCGGCCGTGTCCGGCGTCATCTGCACGGCGGCGACGATGCCCGCGAAGCCGGTGCTGTTCGCACCGCCGGTCGTCGCGGCGAAGGTCGCGACGACGGGCCCGGGCGCCGTCGGCGGCGGCAAGCCCACCGTGCTGACCGGCCGCGCCTGGATCGTCGACGTCGACAACATCGACACCGACATGATCTTCCACAACCGCTACCTGGCGATCACCGACCTGAAGCAGATGGGCCAGTACACGTTCGACAACCTCGAAGGCTGGAAGGATTTCGCGCGGAAGGCCCAGCCCGGCGACATCGTCGTCACCGGCGGCAACTTCGGCTGCGGGTCCTCGCGGCAGCAGGCCGTGGACTGCTTCGCGGCGCTGGGCGTGCAGGCGCTGGTCGCGCGCAGCTACGGCGCGATCTACGAGCGCAACGCCATCAACGCGGGGCTGCCGGTCGTGACGGCCGACGCGGTGAAGGCCGGCCTGAAGAGCGGGGTTGCGATCACCGTCGATTTGGGCAGCGGCCAGATCTCGTGGGCCGGCGGCGGCGCGCGGGGCGAACCCTTCAGCCAGGTGCAGATGGAGATCTACCAGCGCGGGGGGCTGCTGGCGAAGTAG